TTCACAGGGATATGGATTTGGGCAAAGAATTCAGTTTGAAAATTACGCCAACTATACCAAAGATTTGGGTAATCACTCTCTGAACGTGGTACTGGGAACTTCTTATTTGGGATCGGAATTCCGCACAGCAGGAGGTTCCACACTGAATATTCCCGATGCGGCTAAGTTCAATGATCAGTTTCAGTACATAGACGCAGGTCAGGATACCAGTGATTTGGCTTTTGGCCGGGCCAGTGTGGATTATAGATTATTGAGCTACTACGGTCGTGTGATTTACGATTACCGTGATAAGTACCTCTTCAGTGTTACTCTTAGACGCGATGGATCGAGTCGGTTTGGAGCCAACAACCGCTGGGGGTTCTTTCCTTCTATGTCTGCTGGTTGGGTGATTTCTGATGAAAATTTCTTCCCCACGAGTCCCATCAGTTTCCTGAAAATCAGGTCGAGCTGGGGTGTGAATGGTAATGACAGGATAGGTGATCTGGGCTATTCCTCTCAAGTAGTGAACGCTTTCAGCTATGCGCTGGGTGTAGATCATGCACTCAATCGTGGATCCGCTTTGGCCACTGTTCCTAACCCTAATCTGAAATGGGAGGAGAGTGTGCAGTTCGATGTGGGTTTGGAAATAAAACTCTTCAATGATCAGCTATCAGCAGAATTTGATTATTACGTCAAAACCACTAGGGATCTTTTGGGCAATGAAATTGTGCCAGGGTACCTGGGTGTGACGGATTTCCCTCTATCTAATCTTGGAGAGATTCAAAATAAAGGATTGGAAGCGTCAGTAGCATATAAGCAAAGAATTGGTGGACTTACATTGAACACCCGCTTAAACTACACCACCTTTAAGAACACTGTAAATGAAGTACCTGGTTCATCTACCTACATCAACGGGTGGAGCTGGCCAGTGCGGAACGCTGCCATCACCAGAATGTCTGAAGGCGAACCTGTTGGCCACTTCGTGGGATACAAAACCCTGGGTATTTTCCAGAGTGAAGCGGATGTGTTTTCACACCTGAGCAGCAGCGGGGATGTATTGCAGTCTGACGCATCACCTGGAGATTTGATTTTTGCTGACGTGAACAAAGATGGGGTGATCAATACGGATGACATTACCTCTATCGGATCTCCATGGCCAGATCACATCTTAGGGCTTAGCTTTTCTGCCAATTACAAAGGATTCGATTTCAGTGCGCTATTCTCCACTCAAATAGGTCATGACATCTTCCGTACCTATGAGCGATCTGACATCACTTTTACCAATTATCAAACCTTTTGGCTGGACAGATGGACTGAGGAGAACCACAGTACTAAATACCCAAGATTGGTCTCCAATGATCCAAATGGTAACCAGCGACCTTCTGATTTCTATGTGGAAGATGGCTCATTTCTTCGCTTGAGAAACATCCAGATAGGCTACAATATTCCAGCATCCATTTTGGAGAAAATTAAGCTGACTGGTGTGCGGGTGTACCTCTCTGGAAACAACCTGCTAACGGTTACCAATTACACCGGATTCGATCCTGAGATCGGTACCAACGGATGGATTCTTGACTCTGGAATAGACAAGGGGTATTATCCATCTAACAAGACCATTGGTGCGGGAGTGAAAATCACCATGTAATTCAATGAACTACGGGTTAAGAAAATTTAAAAACATGAAAGCATTCAAAATAATTATTATCGCCCTCATACTCTGTGTCGCTTGTAGTGAGGAGACCTTAGAGGTGAAGCCAGTGAATCAATACCTGTCAGAGAATTTCTATTCTACCAATGAACAGGTTTATGCGGCCCTCATCGCGGCGTACGACCCCATAGGGTGGTCTATGGCCTTTGGTCAGTGGGTTTCACCTGTGATGTTTGGTGAGATCAGATCGGACAATGCCAATGCTGGCGGGGATCCTTCAGACAATGAC
This Marinoscillum sp. 108 DNA region includes the following protein-coding sequences:
- a CDS encoding TonB-dependent receptor, whose product is MGILQIIQFRGFFTLLMLCAAVFTASAQGRVISGTVTDGGDGSEMPGATILEKGTSNGTITDIDGKYQLTITGDDPVIIVSFVGFESKEIKVGAQSVINVSLDISLSELSEVVVIGYGVQQKRVATGSISKVDAKDIEGYKVANVLSAIDGQVSGVIAGESSGQPGSSKSVFIRGISTNGDNSPLYVVDGLTVSGIDNLNPSDIESVDVLKDAASTAIYGARAANGVIIITTKKGKDGTGVLSYEGFTSFSNPWKMPEMLNSEQYIELTREKFANSNRTAALDALGFPNAGDATANTNWMDVITDQATMINHRLTATLNNSYISLDYWDQQGVIGGDKSNYKRYAIRLNSTKKVNDYFTVGQNFYLNRTENQNLGVNNAFGTMVADAFAYDPTTDVYDADAEYGFAQSNWVQKEYINPLSRLFLADNSGHADQIQGNAYIKFEPIKGLTFQSDLGIDFSWYDYRSFTPDYNYHPSFFSVNNSISQGYGFGQRIQFENYANYTKDLGNHSLNVVLGTSYLGSEFRTAGGSTLNIPDAAKFNDQFQYIDAGQDTSDLAFGRASVDYRLLSYYGRVIYDYRDKYLFSVTLRRDGSSRFGANNRWGFFPSMSAGWVISDENFFPTSPISFLKIRSSWGVNGNDRIGDLGYSSQVVNAFSYALGVDHALNRGSALATVPNPNLKWEESVQFDVGLEIKLFNDQLSAEFDYYVKTTRDLLGNEIVPGYLGVTDFPLSNLGEIQNKGLEASVAYKQRIGGLTLNTRLNYTTFKNTVNEVPGSSTYINGWSWPVRNAAITRMSEGEPVGHFVGYKTLGIFQSEADVFSHLSSSGDVLQSDASPGDLIFADVNKDGVINTDDITSIGSPWPDHILGLSFSANYKGFDFSALFSTQIGHDIFRTYERSDITFTNYQTFWLDRWTEENHSTKYPRLVSNDPNGNQRPSDFYVEDGSFLRLRNIQIGYNIPASILEKIKLTGVRVYLSGNNLLTVTNYTGFDPEIGTNGWILDSGIDKGYYPSNKTIGAGVKITM